From a single Drosophila sulfurigaster albostrigata strain 15112-1811.04 chromosome 3, ASM2355843v2, whole genome shotgun sequence genomic region:
- the LOC133840122 gene encoding RING finger protein PFF0165c-like, with protein sequence MHLTEINEDLIMTENLLEGRKQLENSSANLKIEQNNNQTENLPKFLPDVKQSKEDKIRMETEAISQTATSDNQEHKITQFVLQLLGDLKGQGELHLSEVKELRKELEEKDNKCNQLKLEISKVRENPTFYDLKSHEERHSREVKDLRTQLELNDNVNQKLTNEVFTVRKNFIQMRKQLLNDLKIREECHLRYVNELREELKVKENNLKDQDERHSREVNKLREDLDVRDNTCHELELELTQVRQNPEIILMRQQLLDDLKGQEIHLREVKELRKELEAKDNLCHELELKVSQVRENPEFIKMRQQLLDDLKGQKEHHSREVTELRKELKINVNMCQQLTNEVFEMQQSLENQEQRHLLEINEKHKELESKDSLCQLLELKVSQVRENPEFLQMRQQLLDELEGQEELHLVEVNKLRKELEAKDTICHQLEHEVFAVQENAEFIQMREQLMDNLKDQEERHLREISDLRKVQEDKDKLCLEKDQEAAQLRDRLNFNMSCPICLEPWNSSEHRMVALSCGHIFGESCARQCLQRNSNCPECRAPASESNIRKLFPR encoded by the exons atgcatttaaCTG AAATAAATGAGGATCTTATAATGACAGAAAATTTACTTGAAGGGCGCAAGCAACTGGAGAACAGTTCtgctaatttaaaaatagaacaaaacaATAATCAGACTGAAAATTTGCCGAAATTTCTACCCGATGTCAAACAAAGCAAGGAAGATAAAATTCGCATGGAGACGGAAGCTATCAGCCAGACTGCCACATCTGATAATCAAGAACATAAAATAACACAATTTGTTCTGCAATTACTTGGTGATCTCAAAGGCCAAGGGGAACTTCATTTAAGCGAAGTAAAAGAGCTTCGTAAGGAGCTGGAAGAAAAGGATAATAAATGCAATCAGTTAAAACTTGAGATATCCAAAGTTCGAGAAAACCCTACATTTTATGATCTAAAAAGTCACGAAGAACGTCATTCACGAGAAGTAAAAGATCTTCGCACACAGCTGGAATTAAATGATAATGTAAATCAGAAGTTAACAAATGAAGTGTTCACTgttcggaaaaattttattcaaatgcgCAAGCAATTGCTTAACGATCTCAAAATTAGAGAAGAATGTCATTTACGATACGTAAACGAGCTTCGTGAAGagttaaaagtaaaagaaaataatcttAAAGATCAAGATGAACGCCATTCACGAGAAGTAAACAAACTTCGTGAGGATCTGGATGTAAGGGATAACACATGCCATGAATTAGAACTAGAGTTAACCCAAGTCCGACAAAATCcggaaattattttaatgcgaCAGCAATTGCTTGACGATCTTAAAGGTCAAGAGATTCATTTACGAGAAGTAAAAGAGCTTCGCAAAGAGCTAGAGGCAAAGGATAATTTATGCCATGAGTTAGAACTTAAGGTATCCCAAGTTCGTGAAAACcctgaatttattaaaatgcgaCAGCAATTACTTGATGATCTTAAAGGTCAAAAAGAACATCATTCAAGGGAAGTAACAGAGCTTCGCAAGGAgctgaaaataaatgttaatatgtGTCAGCAGTTAACGAATGAAGTCTTCGAGATGCAACAAAGTCTTGAAAATCAAGAACAACGTCATTTACTAGAAATAAACGAGAAGCATAAGGAGCTGGAGTCAAAAGACAGCTTATGTCAACTGTTGGAGCTTAAGGTGTCTCAAGTGCGAGAAAATCCTGAATTTCTTCAAATGCGACAGCAATTACTTGATGAACTTGAAGGCCAAGAAGAACTTCACTTGGTCGAAGTAAATAAGCTTCGTAAGGAACTGGAGGCTAAGGATACAATATGCCATCAGTTAGAGCATGAAGTATTCGCAGTGCAGGAAAATGCTGAGTTTATCCAGATGCGAGAACAATTAATGGATAATCTCAAAGATCAAGAAGAACGTCATTTACGAGAAATAAGTGACCTTCGCAAGGTGCAGGAGGACAAAGATAAATTATGCTTGGAGAAAGATCAGGAAGCAGCTCAACTCCGAGATCGTCTTAACTTCAACATGTCTTGTCCCATATGTTTGGAGCCATGGAATTCTTCGGAACATCGCATGGTCGCGTTGTCATGTGGTCACATTTTCGGTGAATCATGCGCACGACAATGCCTgcaaagaaattcaaattgtccAGAATGTCGAGCTCCTGCTTCAGAAAGTAATATTCGTAAACTATTTCCCcgttaa
- the LOC133840123 gene encoding glycerol kinase 3-like, with amino-acid sequence MPGAAATAAACSRSFNMTTLDNSLMCTLCQPSRIEGHCNGLYAPYWNQDARGVICGLSEETTSEHIVRATLEAVCFQVRDILDAMHKDCKIPLAKLIVDGGMTVNNLFLQLQSDLVRIHVLRAKISETTALGAAMAAYKVVEPNYNMEGPLSKSDKRVPIKPKVKSSERNLRYEKWKMAIERSLNWETSTLSQGERESFDGA; translated from the exons ATGCCTGGAGCcgcagcaaccgcagcagctTGCTCCAGATCGTTTAACATGACAACGCTGGACAACTCATTGATGTGTACTTTGTGCCAGCCTTCACGCATTGAAGGCCATTGCAATGGCCTCTATGCGCCATACTGGAATCAGGATGCTCGTGGAGTAATCTGTGGCCTAAGCGAGGAGACAACCAGTGAACATATTGTGCGTGCCACCCTCGAGGCGGTTTGCTTCCAGGTTCGCGACATTCTCGATGCCATGCACAAGGATTGCAAGATTCCGCTGGCAAAGTTGATAGTGGATGGCGGCATGACTGTGAATAATCTATTCCTGCAACTGCAGTCCGACTTGGTTCGTATCCATGTGCTACGCGCCAAGATTTCCGAGACCACTGCGCTG GGCGCTGCAATGGCTGCTTATAAGGTTGTGGAACCGAATTACAACATGGAGGGTCCGCTTTCCAAGTCTGATAAGCGTGTGCCAATCAAACCGAAAGTGAAGTCGTCGGAACGCAATCTGCGCTAtgagaaatggaaaatggccATTGAACGATCTCTGAACTGGGAAACATCGACGCTATCGCAAGGCGAGCGCGAGTCCTTTGATGGTGCTTAA
- the LOC133843014 gene encoding trichohyalin-like isoform X2, which produces MTENLLEGRKQLENSSANLKVEQNNNQTENLQELLPDVKQSKEDKIRMETEAISQTATSDNQEHKITQFVLQLLGDLKGQEELHLSEVKELRKELEEKDNICNQLKLEISQVRENPTFYDLKSHEERHSREVKDLRTQLKLNDNVNRKLTNEVFTVRKNFIQMRKQLLNDLKSREECHLRYVNELREELKAKENNLKDQEERHSREVNKLREEVDVRDNTCHELELEVSQVRQNPEFILMRQQLLDDLKGQEELHLREVKELRKELEAKDNICQELELKVSQVHENPEFIKMRQQLLDDLKGQKEHHSQEVKEFRKEMKINDIKCHQLTNEVFDVRKNFIQMREQLLNDQKSQEERHLQEVKELRLELELKDNNLKDAEEHHLREVTELRKELKINVNMCQQLTNEVFEMQKSLESHLLEINEKHKELESKDSLCQLLELKLSQVRENPEFLQMRQQLLDELEGQEELHLVEVNKLRKELEAKDTICHQLEHEVFAVQENAEFIQMREQLMDNLKDQEERHLREISDLRKVQEDKDKLCLEKEQEAAQLRDRLNFNMSCPICLEPWNSSEHRMVALLCGHLFGESCARQCLQRNSNCPECRVPASESNIRKLFPR; this is translated from the coding sequence ATGACAGAAAATTTACTTGAAGGGCGCAAGCAACTGGAGAACAGTTCTGCTAATTTAAAAGTAGAACAAAACAATAATCAGACTGAAAATTTGCAGGAATTACTACCCGATGTCAAACAAAGCAAGGAAGATAAAATTCGCATGGAGACGGAAGCTATCAGCCAGACTGCCACATCTGATAATCAAGAACATAAAATAACACAATTTGTTCTGCAATTACTTGGTGATCTCAAAGGCCAAGAGGAACTTCATTTAAGCGAAGTAAAAGAGCTTCGTAAGGAGCTGGAAGAAAAGGATAACATATGCAATCAGTTAAAACTTGAGATATCCCAAGTTCGAGAAAACCCAACATTTTATGATCTTAAAAGTCACGAAGAACGTCATTCACGAGAAGTAAAAGATCTTCGCACACAgctgaaattaaatgataatgtAAATCGGAAGTTAACAAATGAAGTTTTCACTGTGCGgaaaaattttattcaaatgcgCAAGCAATTGCTTAACGACCTCAAAAGTAGAGAAGAATGTCATTTACGATACGTAAACGAGCTTCGTGAAGagttaaaagcaaaagaaaataatcttAAAGATCAAGAAGAACGCCATTCACGAGAAGTAAACAAACTTCGTGAGGAGGTGGATGTAAGAGATAACACATGCCATGAGTTAGAACTGGAAGTATCCCAAGTCCGACAAAATCcggaatttattttaatgcgaCAGCAATTGCTTGACGATCTTAAAGGTCAAGAGGAGCTTCATTTACGAGAAGTAAAAGAGCTTCGCAAAGAGCTAGAGGCAAAGGATAATATATGCCAGGAGCTAGAACTTAAGGTATCCCAAGTTCATGAAAACcctgaatttattaaaatgcgaCAGCAATTACTTGATGATCTTAAAGGTCAAAAAGAACATCATTCACAGGAAGTAAAAGAGTTTCGCAAGgagatgaaaataaatgatattaaGTGTCATCAGTTAACAAATGAAGTTTTCGATGTGCGGAAAAACTTTATTCAAATGCGAGAACAATTACTTAATGATCAAAAAAGTCAAGAAGAACGTCATTTACAAGAAGTAAAAGAGCTTCGCTTGGAGTTAGAATTAAAGGATAATAATCTTAAAGATGCAGAAGAACATCATTTGCGAGAAGTAACAGAGCTTCGCAAGGAgctgaaaataaatgttaatatgtGTCAGCAGTTAACGAATGAAGTCTTCGAGATGCAGAAAAGTCTTGAAAGCCATTTACTAGAAATAAACGAGAAGCATAAGGAGCTGGAGTCAAAAGACAGCCTTTGTCAACTGTTGGAGCTTAAATTGTCTCAAGTGCGAGAAAATCCTGAATTTCTTCAAATGCGCCAGCAATTACTTGATGAACTTGAAGGTCAAGAAGAACTTCACTTGGTCGAAGTAAATAAGCTTCGTAAGGAACTGGAGGCTAAGGATACAATATGCCATCAGTTAGAGCATGAAGTATTCGCAGTGCAGGAAAATGCAGAGTTTATTCAAATGCGAGAACAATTAATGGATAATCTCAAAGATCAAGAAGAACGTCATTTACGAGAAATAAGTGACCTTCGCAAGGTGCAGGAGGACAAAGATAAATTATGCTTGGAGAAAGAGCAGGAAGCAGCTCAACTTCGAGATCGTCTTAACTTCAACATGTCTTGTCCCATATGTTTGGAGCCATGGAATTCTTCGGAACATCGCATGGTTGCGTTGTTATGTGGTCACCTTTTCGGTGAATCATGCGCACGACAATGCCTgcaaagaaattcaaattgtccAGAATGTCGAGTTCCTGCTTCAGAAAGTAATATTCGTAAACTATTTCCCcgttaa
- the LOC133843014 gene encoding trichohyalin-like isoform X1 has product MHLTEINEDLIMTENLLEGRKQLENSSANLKVEQNNNQTENLQELLPDVKQSKEDKIRMETEAISQTATSDNQEHKITQFVLQLLGDLKGQEELHLSEVKELRKELEEKDNICNQLKLEISQVRENPTFYDLKSHEERHSREVKDLRTQLKLNDNVNRKLTNEVFTVRKNFIQMRKQLLNDLKSREECHLRYVNELREELKAKENNLKDQEERHSREVNKLREEVDVRDNTCHELELEVSQVRQNPEFILMRQQLLDDLKGQEELHLREVKELRKELEAKDNICQELELKVSQVHENPEFIKMRQQLLDDLKGQKEHHSQEVKEFRKEMKINDIKCHQLTNEVFDVRKNFIQMREQLLNDQKSQEERHLQEVKELRLELELKDNNLKDAEEHHLREVTELRKELKINVNMCQQLTNEVFEMQKSLESHLLEINEKHKELESKDSLCQLLELKLSQVRENPEFLQMRQQLLDELEGQEELHLVEVNKLRKELEAKDTICHQLEHEVFAVQENAEFIQMREQLMDNLKDQEERHLREISDLRKVQEDKDKLCLEKEQEAAQLRDRLNFNMSCPICLEPWNSSEHRMVALLCGHLFGESCARQCLQRNSNCPECRVPASESNIRKLFPR; this is encoded by the exons atgcatttaaCTG AAATAAATGAGGATCTTATAATGACAGAAAATTTACTTGAAGGGCGCAAGCAACTGGAGAACAGTTCTGCTAATTTAAAAGTAGAACAAAACAATAATCAGACTGAAAATTTGCAGGAATTACTACCCGATGTCAAACAAAGCAAGGAAGATAAAATTCGCATGGAGACGGAAGCTATCAGCCAGACTGCCACATCTGATAATCAAGAACATAAAATAACACAATTTGTTCTGCAATTACTTGGTGATCTCAAAGGCCAAGAGGAACTTCATTTAAGCGAAGTAAAAGAGCTTCGTAAGGAGCTGGAAGAAAAGGATAACATATGCAATCAGTTAAAACTTGAGATATCCCAAGTTCGAGAAAACCCAACATTTTATGATCTTAAAAGTCACGAAGAACGTCATTCACGAGAAGTAAAAGATCTTCGCACACAgctgaaattaaatgataatgtAAATCGGAAGTTAACAAATGAAGTTTTCACTGTGCGgaaaaattttattcaaatgcgCAAGCAATTGCTTAACGACCTCAAAAGTAGAGAAGAATGTCATTTACGATACGTAAACGAGCTTCGTGAAGagttaaaagcaaaagaaaataatcttAAAGATCAAGAAGAACGCCATTCACGAGAAGTAAACAAACTTCGTGAGGAGGTGGATGTAAGAGATAACACATGCCATGAGTTAGAACTGGAAGTATCCCAAGTCCGACAAAATCcggaatttattttaatgcgaCAGCAATTGCTTGACGATCTTAAAGGTCAAGAGGAGCTTCATTTACGAGAAGTAAAAGAGCTTCGCAAAGAGCTAGAGGCAAAGGATAATATATGCCAGGAGCTAGAACTTAAGGTATCCCAAGTTCATGAAAACcctgaatttattaaaatgcgaCAGCAATTACTTGATGATCTTAAAGGTCAAAAAGAACATCATTCACAGGAAGTAAAAGAGTTTCGCAAGgagatgaaaataaatgatattaaGTGTCATCAGTTAACAAATGAAGTTTTCGATGTGCGGAAAAACTTTATTCAAATGCGAGAACAATTACTTAATGATCAAAAAAGTCAAGAAGAACGTCATTTACAAGAAGTAAAAGAGCTTCGCTTGGAGTTAGAATTAAAGGATAATAATCTTAAAGATGCAGAAGAACATCATTTGCGAGAAGTAACAGAGCTTCGCAAGGAgctgaaaataaatgttaatatgtGTCAGCAGTTAACGAATGAAGTCTTCGAGATGCAGAAAAGTCTTGAAAGCCATTTACTAGAAATAAACGAGAAGCATAAGGAGCTGGAGTCAAAAGACAGCCTTTGTCAACTGTTGGAGCTTAAATTGTCTCAAGTGCGAGAAAATCCTGAATTTCTTCAAATGCGCCAGCAATTACTTGATGAACTTGAAGGTCAAGAAGAACTTCACTTGGTCGAAGTAAATAAGCTTCGTAAGGAACTGGAGGCTAAGGATACAATATGCCATCAGTTAGAGCATGAAGTATTCGCAGTGCAGGAAAATGCAGAGTTTATTCAAATGCGAGAACAATTAATGGATAATCTCAAAGATCAAGAAGAACGTCATTTACGAGAAATAAGTGACCTTCGCAAGGTGCAGGAGGACAAAGATAAATTATGCTTGGAGAAAGAGCAGGAAGCAGCTCAACTTCGAGATCGTCTTAACTTCAACATGTCTTGTCCCATATGTTTGGAGCCATGGAATTCTTCGGAACATCGCATGGTTGCGTTGTTATGTGGTCACCTTTTCGGTGAATCATGCGCACGACAATGCCTgcaaagaaattcaaattgtccAGAATGTCGAGTTCCTGCTTCAGAAAGTAATATTCGTAAACTATTTCCCcgttaa
- the LOC133843018 gene encoding glycerol kinase-like yields MDYQLEGPYVGAIDEGTTSARFMIFKAGTDDVVCFHQIEVPSIFAKEGWCEQDPEVIINTVNECIENACRKLRALGGKVKDIVAIGITNQRESTVIWDRKTGKPLANAIIWLDNRTGSTVEDLLKTIPNNARNINYLRPLCGLPISPYFSGVKLRWLRDNMPTVKKAMDDDTAMFGTIDTWLMYRLTGGVHGGVHKTDVTNASRTMLMNIETLNWDPNLLKFFGLPRKILPEICSSAEHYGDIAEGILKDIPITADLGDQQAALVGQQCLAKGQAKATYGTGCFLLYNTGPAIVHSTHGLLTTVGYQIGRSAPPFYALEGSVAIAGAAFNWLRDNIGLIQNTSQIEAMASTVDNSLDVYFVPAFNGLYAPYWNQDARGVICGLSEETTSEHIVRATLEAVCFQVRDILDAMHKDCKIPLAKLMVDGGMTVNNLFLQLQSDLVGIHVLRAKISETTALGAAMAAYKVVEPNYNMEGPLSKSDKRVPIKPKVKSSERNLRYEKWKMAIERSLNWETSTLSQGERESFDGA; encoded by the exons ATGGATTACCAGCTGGAGGGTCCATATGTTGGCGCCATAGATGAGGGCACCACATCGGCTCGCTTCATGATCTTCAAGGCGGGCACCGACGATGTCGTCTGCTTCCATCAGATTGAGGTGCCGTCCATCTTCGCCAAGGAGGGATGGTGTGAACAGGATCCCGAAGTGATTATCAACACGGTTAACGAGTGCATCGAAAACGCATGTCGCAAGCTTCGTGCTCTAGGCGGCAAAGTCAAG gaTATCGTTGCTATTGGCATTACGAACCAACGAGAGTCGACCGTAATTTGGGATCGCAAGACCGGCAAACCGCTGGCCAATGCCATTATTTGGCTAGACAATCGCACTGGAAGCACAGTTGAGGATTTGCTCAAAACAATACCAAACAATGCCCGCAACATTAACTACTTACGTCCACTCTGTGGACTACCAATCTCCCCCTACTTTTCCGGTGTCAAATTACGATGGCTACGCGACAATATGCCCACGGTGAAGAAGGCCATGGACGATGATACTGCCATGTTTGGCACCATTGACACCTGGCTGATGTACAGATTAACAGGCGGCGTCCATGGTGGCGTCCATAAGACAGACGTGACGAATGCATCGCGCACCATGCTCATGAACATTGAGACCTTGAATTGGGATCCcaatttgcttaaattctTTGGCCTGCCACGCAAAATTCTGCCCGAGATCTGTTCAAGTGCTGAGCACTATGGCGACATTGCCGAAGGCATACTGAAAGACATTCCCATAACAGCCGATCTAGGAGATCAGCAGGCAGCTTTGGTGGGTCAACAATGTCTAGCCAAGGGTCAGGCCAAGGCCACCTATGGCACCGGCTGTTTTTTGCTCTACAATACAGGTCCGGCTATTGTGCATTCGACGCATGGACTGCTGACCACCGTTGGCTACCAAATTGGACGCAGTGCACCGCCGTTCTATGCGCTGGAAGGTAGCGTTGCCATTGCGGGCGCAGCGTTCAATTGGCTGCGCGATAATATTGGCCTCATTCAAAATACCAGCCAGATTGAGGCGATGGCCAGCACAGTGGACAATTCATTGGATGTGTACTTTGTGCCAGCTTTCAATGGCCTCTATGCCCCGTACTGGAATCAGGATGCTCGTGGAGTAATCTGTGGCCTAAGCGAGGAGACAACCAGTGAACATATTGTACGTGCCACACTCGAGGCTGTTTGCTTCCAGGTGCGCGACATTCTCGATGCCATGCACAAGGATTGCAAGATTCCGCTGGCAAAGTTGATGGTGGATGGCGGTATGACTGTGAACAATCTATTCCTGCAACTGCAGTCCGACTTGGTTGGTATCCATGTGCTACGCGCCAAGATTTCCGAGACCACTGCGCTG GGCGCTGCAATGGCTGCTTATAAGGTTGTGGAACCGAATTACAACATGGAGGGTCCGCTTTCCAAGTCTGATAAGCGTGTGCCCATCAAACCGAAAGTGAAGTCGTCGGAACGCAATCTGCGCTAtgagaaatggaaaatggccATTGAACGATCTCTTAACTGGGAAACATCGACGCTATCGCAAGGCGAGCGCGAGTCCTTTGATGGTGCTTAA
- the LOC133843019 gene encoding nitrilase and fragile histidine triad fusion protein NitFhit has protein sequence MSNTLKILSRKVASFLNSSHHQHYQQQYRSIMSTGQTAAIVAVGQMCATDDKAANLRQVEQLVQQAKAKQAKLLFLPECCDFVAKEKSQLLTMAEPLNGALMAKYRELAKCNQIWLSLGGLHELKCSPGGDEPNKMYNAHVLLNDQGDLVGVYRKLHLFDVKTPEITLMESSYVEAGKSLERPLATPAGRLGLQICYDLRFAETALLLRKLGAQLLSYPSAFTYSTGKAHWELLLRARAIETQCFVIAAAQQGWHNAKRQSWGHAMIVSPWGKVLADCGEQELGVATAEVDLSTLDKLYQSMPCFEHRRNDIYSLTAYNLKMPNEADGQDRAFAENIVDKRTIFYESEHCYAFTNLRCVVEGHVLVSTKRVTPRLNGLNCAEITDLFATVCMVQRLLEQIYGTTSATVTVQDGAQAGQTVPHVHFHVMPRRTGDFGHNDQIYVKLDDRAENLPARTLEERIDEAQKYRDYLQDARS, from the coding sequence atgtCAAACACACTCAAAATTCTCAGTCGCAAAGTGGCCAGCTTCCTAAACAGCAGTCATCACCAGCATTATCAACAGCAATATCGCAGCATTATGTCAACTGGACAAACAGCGGCAATTGTGGCCGTTGGCCAAATGTGCGCAACCGACGACAAAGCCGCCAATCTGCGTCAAGTGGAGCAGCTGGTCCAACAAGCGAAAGCCAAACAAGCCAAATTACTTTTCCTACCCGAATGCTGTGACTTTGTGGCCAAGGAGAAGAGTCAACTCTTGACTATGGCCGAACCCCTAAACGGTGCACTTATGGCCAAGTATCGTGAGCTGGCCAAGTGCAATCAAATCTGGCTATCGCTGGGCGGTCTGCACGAGCTCAAGTGCTCCCCAGGTGGCGACGAACCCAACAAAATGTACAACGCACATGTGCTGCTCAACGATCAAGGTGATCTTGTGGGTGTCTATCGCAAGCTTCATCTGTTCGATGTGAAGACTCCGGAAATTACACTGATGGAATCCTCCTACGTCGAGGCGGGCAAGAGTCTGGAGCGTCCACTAGCAACACCAGCCGGTCGTCTGGGCCTGCAGATCTGTTATGATTTGCGCTTTGCGGAGACGGCCCTGCTGCTGCGCAAACTGGGCGCTCAACTGCTCTCCTATCCATCGGCCTTTACCTACAGCACAGGCAAGGCCCACtgggagctgctgctgcgtgcgCGTGCCATAGAAACTCAGTGCTTTGTGATTGCCGCTGCTCAGCAGGGTTGGCACAATGCCAAGCGTCAATCTTGGGGCCATGCCATGATCGTCAGCCCGTGGGGCAAAGTGCTGGCCGACTGTGGCGAACAGGAGTTGGGCGTGGCCACCGCCGAGGTGGATCTCTCTACGCTGGACAAACTCTACCAGAGCATGCCGTGCTTTGAGCATCGACGCAACGATATCTACAGTTTGACTGCCTATAATTTAAAGATGCCCAACGAGGCGGACGGACAGGATCGTGCTTTTGCCGAGAATATTGTGGACAAGCGAACCATCTTCTATGAGTCGGAACACTGTTATGCCTTCACTAATCTGCGCTGCGTTGTTGAGGGTCATGTGCTGGTCTCCACCAAGCGTGTGACGCCACGACTCAACGGTCTCAATTGTGCCGAGATCACTGATCTGTTTGCCACCGTTTGCATGGTGCAGCGACTGCTGGAGCAGATCTATGGCACCACATCGGCTACGGTAACTGTACAGGATGGCGCCCAGGCTGGTCAGACGGTGCCTCATGTGCACTTTCATGTGATGCCACGTCGCACTGGCGACTTTGGGCACAACGATCAGATCTATGTGAAGCTGGATGATCGTGCCGAGAATTTGCCAGCGCGAACACTAGAGGAACGAATTGACGAGGCACAGAAGTATCGTGATTATCTGCAGGACGCGAGGAGTTAA
- the LOC133843021 gene encoding uncharacterized protein C3orf38 homolog, with translation MSITSSISEAHCAGLRDLLVNEKNTPVLLQLARSITKNVCTIEDAEEALGYVTAHLEDIHKVLHKRHITRDLLFKYLHTRLPGTSTDFTKADLVMRVIQYWDKQITTESVAKQTSITTIERIELTEQDYPINLMARKFGEWFFEKFNANDLNQSDLWSDSVLQLSVIADDGTSDVECSTAEEVIASLFSAKDQFGFYFNPNLTHTGVQGRIDVYGHVVVLCCGTLHTGDRSVGVFECAFGLLRDPNADNNWKPKKFKWSLRSELTPPELHTLNSSESLQTALALPTPNDTLD, from the exons atgtcTATCACATCTTCCATATCGGAAGCACACTGTGCAGGACTTCGTGATCTGTTGGtcaacgaaaaaaatactCCTGTGCTGCTGCAGCTAGCGAGAAGCATTACAAAAAACGTGTGCACTATCGAAGATGCCGAGG AGGCGCTTGGGTACGTCACGGCGCATTTGGAGGATATACACAAGGTACTACACAAGCGTCACATTACCAGAGATCTGCTTTTTAAGTACTTGCACACAAGACTGCCGGGTACATCGACCGATTTCACTAAAGCGGATCTGGTTATGAGAGTCATTCAGTATTGGGataaacaaattacaacaGAATCAGTTGCCAAGCAAActtcaataacaacaatagaacGTATAGAGCTAACTGAGCAGGATTATCCCATAAATTTGATGGCTCGCAAATTTGGTGAATGGTTCTTCGAGAAGTTCAATGCCAACGATCTGAACCAATCGGATTTATGGAGCGATTCCGTATTGCAGCTTAGTGTGATTGCTGATGACGGCACTAGTGACGTTGAGTGCTCAACAGCCGAAGAGGTTATCGCCTCATTATTCAGTGCTAAGGATCAATTTGGTTTCTATTTCAATCCGAACTTAACACACACGGGCGTCCAAGGACGCATCGATGTCTATGGCCATGTTGTGGTGCTCTGTTGCGGCACTTTGCACACAGGGGACAGATCTGTGGGCGTCTTTGAGTGTGCGTTTGGTCTGCTGCGTGATCCAAATGCTGACAACAACTGGAAACCCAAGAAGTTCAAGTGGTCGCTGCGCAGTGAACTGACTCCACCAGAACTGCATACACTCAACTCCAGCGAATCCTTGCAGACGGCACTGGCTTTGCCAACACCCAACGATACACTGGACTAA